The following are from one region of the Elusimicrobiota bacterium genome:
- a CDS encoding HEAT repeat domain-containing protein, whose amino-acid sequence MRTTLVALALLLIAAPVPARKPKVKDLIAGFEAAKTDERLRLAGTMARMKDKKAVDALIAAFDVKKGNPRESAAIVDALGIAGDPRAVDALAGAWDYLRSMTLQMGELPGHLQVLRWKILEALSRLGGDQAVRTLSEALNESDPRVVEEAVRGLGRLQVRDAVPALQQLAGGASGNLLQAVFEALGDIGDKRAVSTLDQAVANPDKFIEVQASYGLAKLGKKDAFARLNAFLKGDPGEDKVGLLAAYYLVKLDKDAGLEHLETMMKKPDSPLAPLAAETLGKTENPRAVLVLVEAFKAPDPAVRQSVARALVRLGGPRAVTALKKLRADSNPGVRGAAVNGLADLGEID is encoded by the coding sequence GTGAGGACCACTCTCGTCGCACTCGCCCTGCTCCTGATCGCCGCCCCCGTCCCGGCCCGCAAACCCAAGGTGAAAGACCTCATCGCCGGCTTCGAAGCCGCCAAGACCGACGAGCGCCTGCGCCTGGCGGGCACCATGGCGCGCATGAAGGACAAGAAGGCCGTCGACGCTTTGATCGCCGCCTTCGACGTCAAGAAGGGCAACCCGCGGGAATCCGCCGCCATCGTCGACGCCCTCGGGATCGCCGGCGACCCGCGCGCCGTCGACGCTCTCGCCGGCGCCTGGGACTACCTGCGCTCGATGACCTTGCAGATGGGGGAGCTCCCCGGCCATCTCCAGGTCCTGCGCTGGAAGATACTCGAGGCCTTGAGCCGCCTCGGCGGCGACCAGGCCGTGCGCACCTTGTCCGAGGCCCTCAACGAGAGCGACCCGCGCGTCGTGGAGGAAGCCGTGCGCGGCCTCGGCCGCCTCCAGGTCCGCGACGCCGTCCCCGCCTTGCAGCAGTTGGCCGGGGGGGCCTCCGGCAACCTCCTTCAGGCCGTCTTCGAGGCCTTGGGCGACATCGGCGACAAGCGCGCCGTCTCCACGCTCGACCAGGCGGTCGCCAACCCCGACAAGTTCATCGAGGTCCAGGCCTCCTACGGCCTGGCCAAGCTCGGCAAGAAGGACGCCTTCGCCCGCCTCAACGCCTTTCTCAAGGGCGACCCCGGCGAGGACAAGGTCGGCCTGCTCGCCGCCTATTACCTCGTCAAGCTCGACAAGGACGCCGGCCTGGAGCATCTCGAGACGATGATGAAGAAGCCCGACAGCCCGCTGGCCCCGCTCGCCGCCGAGACCTTGGGCAAGACGGAGAATCCGCGCGCCGTCCTCGTCCTCGTCGAGGCCTTCAAGGCCCCCGACCCCGCCGTCCGCCAGTCCGTCGCCCGCGCCCTGGTGCGCCTGGGCGGCCCCCGCGCCGTGACCGCCCTCAAGAAGCTGCGCGCCGACTCCAACCCCGGCGTGCGCGGCGCCGCCGTCAACGGCCTCGCCGACCTCGGCGAGATCGACTAG
- a CDS encoding ORF6N domain-containing protein encodes MDIAKVVPLIHVVRGQRVMLDEDLARLYGVTTKYLNQQVQRNRGDFPADFMFRLTAEESSHLRSQIVTLDKAGHGKHRKYWPLAFTREGISMLSTVLRSPRGREVRIAIMRAFVKMSDALMSGEGLAARIEKAEKALLGLEKEQGEHAAAIHELFAEFRRLAGGDG; translated from the coding sequence ATGGATATCGCCAAAGTCGTTCCCCTGATTCATGTCGTTCGCGGTCAAAGGGTCATGCTGGACGAAGACCTCGCGCGCTTATACGGCGTGACCACGAAATACCTCAATCAACAGGTTCAACGAAATCGCGGTGATTTTCCTGCGGATTTCATGTTTCGCTTGACCGCGGAGGAAAGCAGTCATCTAAGGTCACAAATTGTGACCTTAGACAAAGCCGGCCACGGGAAGCACCGCAAATACTGGCCGCTCGCCTTCACGCGGGAAGGAATCTCCATGCTGTCGACCGTGCTGCGCAGCCCGCGCGGCCGCGAAGTGAGAATCGCCATCATGCGCGCGTTCGTGAAGATGAGCGACGCGCTGATGAGCGGCGAAGGCCTGGCGGCGCGCATCGAGAAGGCGGAGAAGGCCCTTCTCGGACTCGAGAAGGAGCAGGGCGAGCACGCGGCCGCGATCCACGAGCTGTTCGCGGAGTTCCGCCGGCTGGCGGGCGGCGATGGCTGA